A stretch of Longimicrobium terrae DNA encodes these proteins:
- a CDS encoding SRPBCC family protein, producing the protein MPITSVTSDADALTLTVVGEYPVPVERLWEAYADPRQLERFWGPETWPATFVRHDLKPGGSAEYYMTGPDGTKARGWWRFLEVEAGRRIELQDGFSDDEGRPNDAMPSMRMVFNFEPTDTGSRFTSVTHFPSIEAMRQLAEMGMEEGLRSAMGQLDAVLAEPSSVAHAG; encoded by the coding sequence ATGCCCATTACCTCCGTAACCTCCGACGCCGACGCGCTCACCCTCACCGTCGTGGGCGAATATCCCGTGCCGGTGGAGCGGCTGTGGGAAGCGTACGCCGACCCGCGGCAGCTGGAGCGGTTCTGGGGGCCGGAAACGTGGCCCGCCACCTTTGTCCGCCACGACCTGAAGCCGGGCGGATCGGCCGAGTACTACATGACCGGCCCGGACGGGACCAAGGCGCGCGGCTGGTGGCGCTTTCTGGAGGTGGAAGCGGGGCGCCGGATCGAACTGCAGGACGGCTTCTCGGATGACGAGGGCCGCCCGAACGACGCCATGCCCAGCATGCGGATGGTCTTCAACTTCGAGCCGACGGATACCGGCTCGCGCTTCACGAGCGTGACCCACTTCCCCAGCATCGAAGCCATGCGGCAGCTGGCGGAGATGGGGATGGAGGAGGGGCTGCGGTCCGCAATGGGCCAGCTGGACGCCGT